The following coding sequences lie in one Panicum virgatum strain AP13 chromosome 6N, P.virgatum_v5, whole genome shotgun sequence genomic window:
- the LOC120678580 gene encoding enolase-phosphatase E1-like: MGISRPLAAALLLLIAVVAGAAAEEPVVAADSVAGAVEAAAAAAAAKAEGAAEAAALRAELEQLRAKISNLESGIAERSQELKNKDDGIAKLEKVIEERSKKIASLQAEIASLQAQGSIAAEEQAGKANARAIELEKQVEKLKKDIETQSSQRTALESRANDAEKKVEELTAKLNAIQKESDEQKRKIKKTKRALKIAEEELMRLQLEATAKAKQLTEVHGAWLPPWLAAKYAHYLEVVSGHWNQHGKPAMHNFLQKASEKSAQAKKWAEPHIETAKMKWIPVKEKLVVLKKNAEPYIQKVSTRSVELYESSRVAVTPHVIKVKEFTHPYYQEAKKFSKPYIDQVAEITKPHVEKVRTALKPYTKRAAHAYGSFLESATTYHRQAQATILDYLHQHEITKSLATKELVWFLASALLALPVFVIYRLLVDTFCTKKHKRSRGSNGNHGHRRHKRRHTDK; the protein is encoded by the exons ATGGGGATCTCGAGGCccctcgcggcggcgctgctgctgctgatcgccgtcgtcgccggggcggccgccgaggagccGGTGGTGGCTGCGGACTCGGTGGccggcgcggtggaggccgcggctgctgctgcggcggcgaaggcagagggggcggcggaggcggcggcgctcagggcGGAGCTGGAGCAGCTCAGGGCGAAGATCTCCAACTTAG AGTCAGGCATAGCAGAGCGGTCCCAGGAATTGAAGAACAAGGATGATGGCATCGCAAAGCTGGAGAAAGTGATTGAGGAGAGATCAAAGAAGATTGCTTCTCTGCAGGCCGAGATTGCTTCCCTCCAA GCACAGGGATCTATTGCTGCTGAGGAGCAGGCAGGCAAGGCCAACGCCCGGGCTATTGAGCTTGAGAAGCAG GTCGAGAAGCTCAAAAAGGATATTGAAACACAAAGTAGCCAGAGAACAGCACTTGAGTCTAGGGCTAATGATGCAGAGAAGAAGGTAGAAGAGCTGACCGCGAAGCTTAATGCT ATCCAAAAGGAAAGTGATGAGCAAAAGCGCAAAATCAAGAAAACAAAACGTGCTCTTAAAATTGCTGAG GAGGAATTGATGAGGTTGCAGCTAGAAGCAACAGCAAAGGCAAAACAGCTGACCGAG GTTCATGGAGCATGGTTGCCACCTTGGTTAGCTGCAAAATATGCTCACTACCTG GAGGTGGTCTCAGGCCACTGGAATCAACATGGAAAACCTGCCATGCATAATTTTTTGCAGAAG GCATCGGAAAAATCAGCACAAGCAAAGAAATGGGCTGAACCTCATATTGAGACTGCTAAGATG AAATGGATCCCTGTTAAGGAAAAATTGGTTGTTCTCAAGAAAAACGCTGAACCTTACATACAGAAGGTCTCAACAAGATCAGTGGAGTTGTATGAGTCATCACGGGTCGCTGTGACTCCTCATGTTATCAAAGTTAAGGAATTTACTCATCCCTACTACCAG gaagccaagaagttcTCCAAGCCTTACATAGATCAAGTTGCTGAGATCACAAAGCCACATGTTGAGAAAGTTCGAACTGCTCTGAAGCCGTACACTAAAAGAGCAGCTCATGCATATGGTTCATTTCTTGAGTCGGCAACCACATACCATCGCCAG GCTCAAGCAACCATCTTGGACTACCTTCACCAACATGAGATAACGAAATCACTCGCGACGAAGGAATTGGTTTGGTTCTTG GCTTCCGCTTTACTGGCTCTGCCTGTCTTTGTTATATACAGGCTTCTAGTAGATACCTTCTG CACCAAAAAGCATAAAAGATCTCGTGGCAGTAACGGTAATCATGGCCACAGGAGACACAAGCGCCGGCACACTGATAAGTAG